One Peribacillus simplex NBRC 15720 = DSM 1321 genomic region harbors:
- a CDS encoding peptidoglycan-binding domain-containing protein, whose product MKKLLTSLVVLAMALGISFSTASASAGGFHHPESWDKNSILRKDTHGVEVRNMQYILNVMGFYTDSAVVDVDGIFGPKTEAGVKKYQKDNNLKVDGVVGPRTWESFSQYIKKNGNETYGAGGNMGLRIKWKYENSSYTSGSKAYIYGNGDTLSDQYRLYAN is encoded by the coding sequence ATGAAGAAATTACTTACTAGTTTGGTAGTATTAGCAATGGCCCTTGGGATATCCTTTTCCACCGCTTCAGCATCTGCTGGAGGTTTTCACCACCCCGAAAGCTGGGATAAAAACTCAATTTTGCGGAAGGACACACATGGGGTGGAGGTCAGAAATATGCAGTATATCCTGAATGTCATGGGTTTTTATACGGATTCAGCAGTGGTTGACGTTGATGGAATTTTTGGACCAAAAACCGAAGCGGGTGTAAAGAAATATCAAAAAGACAACAACTTGAAAGTGGATGGTGTGGTTGGCCCCAGGACGTGGGAAAGCTTCTCGCAATATATTAAGAAGAATGGCAATGAAACATATGGAGCAGGCGGAAACATGGGACTCAGAATTAAATGGAAGTACGAAAATTCTTCCTATACTTCCGGCTCTAAAGCCTATATTTACGGTAATGGGGATACATTAAGCGACCAATATCGCTTGTATGCGAATTAA